The region CAGCCCAGAACGCCGGATACTCCCAGCCGCCGTGCGGCGATGCGAAGCCCCAGCCGTTCGGCAGATGCGCGGACACCGCGCCGAGCATGAACGGCAGCAGCACCAGCGCGGCGGTGCGCACGCGGAAACCCGCGAGCAGCGCAAGCCCGCCGACCAGTTCGACGACGGTCGTCACGTACGCGAGCCAGCCGGGCAGGCCGATCGACGCGAAGAACTGCGCGGTGCCCGGCAGCGTGAAGACGAACACCTTCTGCGCGACGTGCGCGAGATACAGCACGCCGAGTGCGACGCGCAACAGCGTCGCGCCAAGATCGTTCAGGCGGTTGGGGTTCATGGCGGATTCCTTCGTGAGTGGAGGGGAATGGACCGCACTGTATTCGAATCGAATCCGCCAATAAACGCGCTGAACGGCTTTAACTGATTCCCATGGAGAACGAATCGATGGATAAAAAAGGGCATGATCGATCATGCCCTTGTATCCGGTATGTGTCGGCCGGGATGTCTTTCAACCGCCGCTCTTGCCTTGTGCGGCACCGCCCGAGCCTGCGCCGCCGCCAGGCGCGTACGAATCGCACGCATGCGCCGCCGCGGATGCGCCCAGCAGCGCCGCGAGCAGCACGCTCAACCACCATCGACCCTTCATCGTCGCGCTCCTTCGGGCGGACCTCCGCCCCTCTAAGTTGTACGCGATTCGCCGCAAAATGCCAGAGCCGGCGCGCCGTCGGTCAACGAAATTCGGCGTACAGCGCGCGCAGGTCGAGGTGTTCGGCGAACGAATCGGCCAGCCGCTCCAGCGACGCCTCGCGCAGCGCCGGGTAGTCGATGCGCGCCGCGCCGTCGAGCCCCGCCCATGCAAGCAGCGCCGCGCACGCGTCGGCCGCGTCGAACAGACCGTGCACGTAGGTCGCAAGGATCTGCCCGTCGGCGGAAATCGCGCCGTCGGAGCGCGTGCCGCCCTGCACATCGTCGGCGGCCAGTTCGAGCGCGGGTGCCGCAAGCGCCGGCCCGCGCGTGTCGCCCATGTGAATCTCGTAGCCTTGCACGGCGGCCGCACCGGGCAACGCGAGCCGCCCGCTCACGTTCTTCAGCGTCTTGTGCGGTTGCAGCGTCGTGTCGAATTCGAGCAGCCCGAGCCCCGGCACGCTGCCGGGCGCGCCTTCGAGGCCGAGCGGATCATCGAGGGTGCGGCCGAGCATCTGCATCCCGCCACAAATGCCGATCACCTTGCCTCCGTAGCGCAGGTGGCGGCGGATCACCGTGTCCCAGCCCGCGTCTCGCAGCCACGCGAGATCGCGCTGCACGCTCTTGGAGCCGGGCAGGATCAGCAGGTCGGCGTCCGGCACCGGGCCGCTCTTCCAGTAAGTGAACTCCACCTGCGGATGCGCGCGCAGCGGATCGAAATCGGTGTGGTTGCTGATGCGCGGCAGCGCGGGCACCACGACGCGCAGCACGCCGGCGTCGCCGCGCACGGCCGCGCTGCGCGCCTGCGACGGCAGCATGTCCTCGGCGTCGAGCAGCAGCCCGTGCAGGTACGGCAGCACGCCGAACACGGGCTTGCCGGTCTGCGCCCGCAGCCAGTCGAGCCCCGGTTCCAGCAGCCTGATGTCGCCGCGAAAGCGGTTGATCACGAAGCCGCGCACGCGCGCACGCTCGCTGTTCGACAGGCACGCGAGCGTGCCGACCAGATGCGCGAACACTCCGCCGCGATCGATGTCCGCCACCAGCACGACCGGGCAGTCGACGCGTTCGGCGAAGCCCATGTTCGCGATGTCTCCTTCGCGCAGATTGATCTCGGCCGGGCTGCCCGCGCCTTCGACGAGCACCGTGTCGTAGCCGGCGCGCAGCCGCGCGTACGACTCGAGCACCGCGTCGAACGCGACGGGCTTGTAATCGTGATACGCGCGCGCGTCGAGGTTCATGCGCGCCTTGCCGTGGATGATCACTTGCGCACCGCGGTCGCTGGTCGGCTTCAGCAGCACCGGGTTGAAGTCGGTATGCGGCGCGACACCCGCGGCCAATGCCTGCAGCGCCTGCGCGCGGCCGATCTCGCCGCCGTCGGCCGTCACCGCGCTGTTGAGCGCCATGTTCTGCGGCTTGAACGGCGCGACGCGCGCACCGGCGCGGCGCGCGAGGCGGCACAAGCCCGCGACGAGCGTGCTCTTGCCCGCATCGGACGTCGTGCCCTGGATCATCAACGTGCCGCGCGGCCGCGGTTCGGGTGCGTTCATCGTATGGAGAGTCGTGGCGAAGCGAAGGCCGCATTATCGCCCGCGTGCGACGCCCGCGCCGTTACAATCACGCGATGATTCCGCACGACCTCACCTTCGTCCTCGGCGGTGCACGCTCGGGCAAGAGCGCGCATGCCGAGCGGCTCGCCGCCGACTGCGGCCGCCCCGTCACCTATATCGCGACCGCGGCGTCGAGCACGGCCGATGCCGAATTCGAACGGCGCATC is a window of Burkholderia latens DNA encoding:
- a CDS encoding DoxX family protein; this translates as MNPNRLNDLGATLLRVALGVLYLAHVAQKVFVFTLPGTAQFFASIGLPGWLAYVTTVVELVGGLALLAGFRVRTAALVLLPFMLGAVSAHLPNGWGFASPHGGWEYPAFWAVTLAVQALLGGGAFALGAPRVAARTA
- a CDS encoding cobyric acid synthase, whose protein sequence is MNAPEPRPRGTLMIQGTTSDAGKSTLVAGLCRLARRAGARVAPFKPQNMALNSAVTADGGEIGRAQALQALAAGVAPHTDFNPVLLKPTSDRGAQVIIHGKARMNLDARAYHDYKPVAFDAVLESYARLRAGYDTVLVEGAGSPAEINLREGDIANMGFAERVDCPVVLVADIDRGGVFAHLVGTLACLSNSERARVRGFVINRFRGDIRLLEPGLDWLRAQTGKPVFGVLPYLHGLLLDAEDMLPSQARSAAVRGDAGVLRVVVPALPRISNHTDFDPLRAHPQVEFTYWKSGPVPDADLLILPGSKSVQRDLAWLRDAGWDTVIRRHLRYGGKVIGICGGMQMLGRTLDDPLGLEGAPGSVPGLGLLEFDTTLQPHKTLKNVSGRLALPGAAAVQGYEIHMGDTRGPALAAPALELAADDVQGGTRSDGAISADGQILATYVHGLFDAADACAALLAWAGLDGAARIDYPALREASLERLADSFAEHLDLRALYAEFR